TGTCTTGCATCTGCAGTGACCACCTGCCTGTGGAACTTCGTTGTTTTGTGTtgaatgcattctttcttaacaaaGTTATTCTTTCTTAACAAAGAAAGAAGCGGGCCCAAAGCCTGATGATAGATGGTAAAAATGGTGCATCTTTCTCTTGCTTCGCTTTTCTTAAATTGATGGCTGTTTCTATATAtcttcttaattatatattggCTGGATGGGAACTGCATCATCATGTGTTCCCATTTGTAGAATTCGTTCCCGAAAAATTCTTGTGAACTTCATACTCATTCCAAGAAAAACGCATAGCCCATGTATATCCAAATTCTGGGCAATGCAACTCTTTCCTGTGACTTTGTTGACACTGTGcaagttaattaaataaaaatgcaaggaaaaaaagaaaaaaacttctgATGTTATAGAGAGCTCTTCTCTCATAGCATTATTGTTGGCTTGGCCAAAGTTTAAGAATGactaaaatttgattaatatgTGTCCAAAAAAACCTCACATTGGATTGGACATTGCTAAAAGAATTTGGATGTTGCTAAAAGAATTTGAATGGTAACTACTGTCCTTCGCCAAATATGAAAGACTACAATAActttatcaaatattaaaataatactttttcacttcaacaaatataattattattgacATATAATTgttagaattacaaaatgtgataaaaaaaaattattaaattaataatattttatttttatataaagagtGAATGgataattcaatataaatattaaatttaaatggaATGGGCAaatgtaaatttatataatattaactaaaatttaaagatgcatttagttaatcTAATGAGAATGCTTAAAGCTACTTACACGAGGCCAACTAACATCTTGACTTTATCCTATATTAAATGGGATTATTGTATCAAAAATGCTGAAATCATAAACGGGATCCCGACGagtgcaaatttttttttcttttacttagtaattaaggtagttttttttttaataacatcaaaatattttaaaaatacattaatttttttttttttacgctTATCGGGATCCCAATCTCCCATGTGCGTCTATAAAGCCACTCTTATTGTATTGCTTGGGCATCTTGATTACTGTAGTAACCCGGCcatgagataattttattttaatttttttaatttttaaaatcgaGATAATTTTAATGATTTGCATGGAATGACCCTCATCTTTGTAAGTAGATGAATTCTATTTACAGTTTCTATTTAGAGATTATATGTACaaactatttattaaaataaaaaaattttattttaagtaaaatattttaataattttaaaaaattttaaaaataaaattatctatacatatattataatctcTAAATGGGGACTAGCATTACTGACAATTTTGATTTTTGACTTCGACCTTCCAACTTCCAAtacacggagagagagagagagagagagagagagagagagaggtataaTTTAGAAGGACAATTTAGAGGCATGCAAACGACGCTTAAATGGAATCTGTTCATAGCACGTGGCCACATGTTACTCTTCTTCAATTAAGGACGTACCAAAAGGCGGACTCCGCGAAGCTCCCCAAGTtgagttataatattataataatactaataatattatgataacATAGCAAAGCAGAAACGAAGAACATTCCAAGAACCCAGCCCATTCAAACCAGCCTAACTCTCCCATCAAGGGCAGCCGTGTTTTGCTTCTCTGCTATACACGTGAGTCGTGACTACACCTGTTCCACTTTCTCTCGCCTTGACCATCTCCAAATGCCTCTTGAACTCCTTGACCATCTCCAAATGCCGTGTCTGtctcttatatttatatatttagaggTTTCTCTTCTATATTCACTTCCATTtcattcattgttttgagtatTTGGAAGGCTAAACGTAGAGACCCAATCGATATAGTTTGATAATGTTTATGCCGAGAGCTCTTTTATCTGTGACCGTTCTGGTTTTCATGTTTCTATCCTCTGGCGATGCAATTCGATCATTTCCTAACAAGCTGACATGTGTTGGCGACGAAGCACCCATTGGATTTCGCATGTCTATGCAATTCTCAGAGGCACCAGTGTACCAAAACGAGCCCCAATGCGCTGCCCCTCCCAGTAACAGTATGGTATTTGCGCGTGACCCTTCGCTTGTTCACATCGCCATGACGATCGATTTGGAATACTTGCGAGGGTCTGTTGCGGCTGTACATTCAGTTCTCAGACACACTTCTTGCCCTGAAAATATATTCTTTCACTTTATTGCTTCTGATTCCAGTTTAGAAAACATATCTGAGCTTACAAGGATAGTAAGGTCGGCGTTCCCTTCTTTGGGTTACAGGGTTTACATATTCAAGGAAAGTACAGTCAATAAGATAATATCATCCTCGATTCGTCGGGCTCTTGAGAACCCATTAAACTATGCAAGAAGCTACTTGGCCGATATACTCGAGCCATGCGTTGAACGTGTAATCTATCTGGACTCCGATGTCATTGTTGTCGACGACATTCAGAAGCTTTGGACGATTCCTCTAACTGGGTCAAGAACAATTGGAGCTCCGGAATATTGTCGTGCAAACTTCACCAAATACTTCTCGGATGAATTTTGGTCCGACCCTGAATTCTCGAAGGTTCTAAAAGGGAAAAGACCCTGTTATTTCAACACGGGTGTGATGGTGATGGATTTGGTGAGATGGAGAGAGGGTGAGTACACGAGGAAGATTGAGAAATGGATGGAGGTTCAGAAAGAGAGGAGGATATATGAGTTGGGTTCTCTTCCGccatttttgttggtttttggtGGAGATGTTGAGGCAATTGATCATAGGTGGAACCAGCACGGGCTTGGTGGAGACAATGTTGTGAGTAGTTGCAGATCTTTGCATCCAGGTCCTGTTAGTTTGCTACATTGGAGCGGTAAGGGGAAGCCATGGGCTAGGCTCGATGGGAGGACACCATGTGCAGTTGATTACCTTTGGGCTCCTTACGATCTCTACAAAGTACAAACACCGTGACCATCCTCATCACCATCATTACCAGGCCAAGGCGTAAACAACACTAGCAATTGGACATATATATTCTTCTAGCACGGTATACtatgattgtttttattttttctacagTCATCAATATTCATTTTTTGTATAAAGACTCTAGAGAGGCACTCGTATTCGGTGGAAATTAcatatcgttttttttttttttcctcttcatgGTTTTTGGTTGAGACAAATTTTGGCAGTGTAATTGATCGGACATGCAATATGAATTTTATAATTGAAACTTCCCTGAACTTTTATCAGCAGTCCAGGTTTTGTTCCCAAAGTTTCAAAGTCTACGTGCTTGATAAAAGTCTCCGTAAAGAATACGAACTCATCTTCGACTTCTCAAGGTCATAATAAGTAGTTTCTTGTTTGTTTGGATACTCGAGCGTAGTTCTACGCTCATAAGCAAGACACCATCAATTGAGCGTTCCGCATATGGTTCTTGGATCATGAATGATTGCAGCagcaaattatattaaaaaaagatatcaGAATACGTAACGAGGCAGGCTTCCTATATATAACCGTACGCATGAATCAAACGGTAAAAAGAATTTGACGTTCGTAAGAGTAGGGCGAGAACCAAAcaaatcaaaaaaagaaaagtctcTCTTAGTTGTATTATAAGGACGTTTATTGAATAAATGAATAGCATGTTTCacacattaaaaaagaaagatctTTCCCTCATTGCTGTAGAAATGTTGAAATCAACGGGCTGCTGAGACATTAACACATGGTTGGAAGTTTCAGATGGCGACAGTCCACGGAttgaaaaggttttttttttttgggttgggggggggggggggggggggggaagataAAAAGGAGTGCGAGAAGAACAATGATAAGATGAAGATTAAATTGGGTTTGGTAGTAAAACCTTAAGAACTtactaaaatatgacaagtggcaaaaaaaatataaatgattataATACACAAAAGGTCGGGTTGGCTGCTCCGAGCATTTGGGTCAGGTCGCGTTCTCAGCTTCTTTGGACACCCCCTGCTTTCTGTACACCACCACCGCCACTAGAGTCCCGCAAGTTGGTAAACTGCGATGAAACAAGCAAGAGCATGAACATAGTTACAGAATGCGGTTTCTACATTAACCACAATATTAACACAGGTAAGgggaaaaaattaagaaaaactcTATATACAGTCGTCGTGGGGAGTCGGGATGAAATCGTCTAACAAAGCTGATCCCACTTTCTCCTTTTCTTCCTCCCTACTCTGccccctttctttttctctggcgttttttttctctcacccATAGCAGCCCCCTATTACCTTCTCTGAATAGGGTGTAGTTGCTTTTCCTCTCAGGTTTTTGAAGTAATTTTCTCCAATCTTCTTTTTTCCGTTCAAGATTCTTTTTCCGTTCAagaatctatttttcctctcacCCACACTGCCACCTTACTCCATTGTCAATGGCTGAGGATCTTGCACACTTTTCATTTCAGACAACCTTTGTctatcatctttcaaaattattaGTCCCAAAAGAAATCGATTCATCTTCTTATCACTGGAACCAAGAAACTAAATTccaaataggaaaagaaaatccGCTGCACTGCTTTCTTTTCCTGCATTTTcccgggaagaaaaagaaaaatctactaCAAAGTTCCTTTCAAAGGCAAATGGGTTTTCTTATTGAAGGCTTTGGCAGATTACCAGTACCGAGGTGAAAGAGGGTGAGTCTTCGAGAAGGGCTGTAAGAGGAATTGAGCACAGATGGATACTTCAAAATGGGTGGGGAAGGGGGATCAGATGGCCTTAGCgttgaaaaatttagagaagcTGATAAGGAAGCCATTGCTACTCTTACTACCTCTTGCACTCAAATCTCTTTGTGCCCTCTTTT
This is a stretch of genomic DNA from Carya illinoinensis cultivar Pawnee chromosome 3, C.illinoinensisPawnee_v1, whole genome shotgun sequence. It encodes these proteins:
- the LOC122302522 gene encoding probable galacturonosyltransferase-like 10, translated to MFMPRALLSVTVLVFMFLSSGDAIRSFPNKLTCVGDEAPIGFRMSMQFSEAPVYQNEPQCAAPPSNSMVFARDPSLVHIAMTIDLEYLRGSVAAVHSVLRHTSCPENIFFHFIASDSSLENISELTRIVRSAFPSLGYRVYIFKESTVNKIISSSIRRALENPLNYARSYLADILEPCVERVIYLDSDVIVVDDIQKLWTIPLTGSRTIGAPEYCRANFTKYFSDEFWSDPEFSKVLKGKRPCYFNTGVMVMDLVRWREGEYTRKIEKWMEVQKERRIYELGSLPPFLLVFGGDVEAIDHRWNQHGLGGDNVVSSCRSLHPGPVSLLHWSGKGKPWARLDGRTPCAVDYLWAPYDLYKVQTP